One segment of Pseudodesulfovibrio sp. 5S69 DNA contains the following:
- the fmt gene encoding methionyl-tRNA formyltransferase — translation MEEVTNGASTPESWGAVALKPLRVVFMGTPDFAAEALSILLKFDAAHVVGVYTQPDRPCGRGRQCAPSAVKRVALENDIPVHQPVNFKEQADIDQLAALEPDVLVVAAYGLILPQAVLDIPALLPLNIHASLLPHWRGAAPIQRSIENGDVVTGISIMKMEAGLDTGPVMVQRALRIGHNDHAGTIHDELARLGGICICEALARLQTGAYDLKPQDDSLATYAKKLEKKEGEIDWHQPAELIHNRIRAMYPWPGAFFDWTNPEGKVLRLHVTPGEVSEESTPQIAPGTVLGEMDGRLAITTADKIYLTPEIKPEGKKSMDATAFTCGYMKECK, via the coding sequence ATGGAAGAAGTAACCAACGGCGCGAGCACGCCCGAATCCTGGGGCGCGGTGGCCCTCAAGCCGCTGCGCGTGGTCTTCATGGGCACCCCGGACTTCGCGGCCGAAGCGCTCTCGATACTGCTCAAGTTCGACGCCGCCCACGTGGTCGGCGTGTACACCCAGCCGGACCGGCCCTGCGGGCGCGGGCGGCAGTGCGCGCCGTCCGCGGTCAAACGGGTGGCGCTGGAAAACGACATCCCGGTCCATCAGCCGGTGAATTTCAAGGAACAGGCCGACATCGACCAGTTGGCCGCGCTGGAGCCGGACGTGCTGGTGGTGGCGGCCTACGGGCTGATCCTGCCCCAGGCCGTGCTCGACATCCCGGCCCTCCTGCCGCTGAATATCCACGCTTCGCTCCTGCCCCACTGGCGCGGCGCGGCCCCGATCCAGCGGTCCATCGAGAACGGCGACGTGGTCACCGGCATCTCGATCATGAAGATGGAGGCCGGGCTGGACACCGGCCCGGTCATGGTCCAGCGAGCCCTGCGCATCGGCCACAACGACCACGCGGGCACCATCCACGACGAGCTGGCCCGGCTTGGCGGCATCTGCATCTGCGAGGCCCTGGCCCGCCTGCAGACCGGGGCCTACGACCTCAAGCCCCAGGACGATTCGCTGGCCACCTACGCCAAGAAGCTGGAAAAGAAGGAAGGCGAGATCGACTGGCACCAGCCCGCCGAGTTGATCCACAACCGCATCCGGGCCATGTACCCCTGGCCCGGCGCGTTCTTCGACTGGACCAACCCCGAGGGCAAGGTCCTGCGGCTGCACGTGACTCCGGGCGAGGTCTCCGAGGAGTCGACGCCCCAAATCGCCCCCGGCACGGTGCTGGGCGAGATGGACGGCAGACTGGCCATCACCACGGCGGACAAGATATACCTGACCCCGGAGATCAAGCCCGAGGGCAAAAAAAGCATGGACGCCACGGCCTTCACCTGCGGGTACATGAAGGAATGCAAGTAG
- the aspS gene encoding aspartate--tRNA ligase, whose amino-acid sequence MSEQERDYDEFRVIEDLAGWRRTHHNNELTAANMDEDVCLMGWVQFRRDHGGLIFLDLRDREGLTQVVFNPEDNAEVHERAHAIRPEYVVAVKGKVRPRPEGMANPNMVTGEVEIEVTDYKLLNTSETPPFPIEDRVEVGENLRLKYRFLDLRRPSLARNFVIRNKAAQSVRRYLDGLGFLEVETPVLTKSTPEGARDFLVPSRVNQGEFYALPQSPQLFKQMLMVSGMDRYFQIVKCFRDEDLRADRQPEFTQIDIEMSFVDEALIQDMAEGMVKRLFKETIGVDLPAEFPRMTFADAMRDYGVDKPDLRFELKHIDITDVFKNSGFKVFASSELVKVMVVPGGAELSRKEIDEYTKFVEIYGSKGLAWIKVKEDGEWQSPIVKFFSEEEIATLRERSGCQPGDILFFQAGPADIANAALGNLRCELGKRFGLIREGEFKPVWITDFPLLEWDPDEKRFVARHHPFTSARPEQMQVLKDDPGQAIARAYDLVMNGYEVGGGSIRIHTEDQQKAMFAALGIQEDEAREKFGFLMDALKFGAPPHGGIAFGLDRLIMILTGSKSIRDVIAFPKTQKATCLMTEAPSEVPSKQLRELGIRLREKKKEE is encoded by the coding sequence ATGTCCGAACAAGAGAGAGATTACGACGAGTTCCGCGTCATAGAGGACCTCGCTGGCTGGCGGCGCACGCACCATAACAACGAGCTGACCGCGGCCAACATGGACGAGGACGTCTGCCTCATGGGCTGGGTCCAGTTCCGCCGGGACCACGGCGGGCTGATCTTCCTGGATCTGCGCGACCGCGAGGGGCTGACCCAGGTGGTCTTCAACCCCGAGGACAACGCCGAGGTACACGAGCGCGCCCACGCCATCCGCCCCGAATACGTGGTCGCGGTCAAGGGCAAGGTCCGTCCGCGCCCCGAGGGCATGGCCAACCCGAACATGGTCACCGGCGAGGTGGAGATCGAGGTCACGGATTACAAGCTCCTGAACACCTCCGAGACCCCGCCGTTCCCCATCGAGGACCGCGTGGAGGTGGGCGAGAACCTGCGCCTCAAGTACCGCTTTCTGGACCTCCGGCGTCCTTCCCTGGCCCGCAATTTCGTCATCCGCAACAAGGCCGCGCAGTCGGTTCGCCGCTACCTGGACGGCCTGGGCTTCCTTGAGGTGGAGACCCCGGTGCTGACCAAGTCCACCCCCGAGGGCGCGCGCGACTTTCTGGTGCCCAGCCGCGTCAACCAGGGCGAGTTCTACGCCCTGCCCCAGTCCCCGCAGCTATTCAAGCAGATGCTCATGGTCTCGGGCATGGACCGCTATTTCCAGATCGTCAAATGCTTCCGCGACGAGGATCTGCGCGCCGACCGCCAGCCCGAGTTCACCCAGATCGACATCGAGATGTCCTTTGTGGACGAGGCGCTGATCCAGGACATGGCTGAGGGCATGGTCAAGCGGCTCTTCAAGGAGACCATCGGTGTGGACCTGCCCGCCGAGTTCCCGCGCATGACCTTTGCCGACGCCATGCGCGACTACGGCGTTGACAAGCCGGACCTGCGCTTCGAGCTTAAGCACATCGACATCACCGACGTGTTCAAGAATTCCGGGTTCAAGGTCTTCGCCTCCAGCGAGCTGGTCAAAGTCATGGTTGTGCCCGGCGGAGCCGAGCTGTCCCGCAAGGAGATCGACGAGTACACCAAGTTCGTCGAGATCTACGGCTCCAAGGGTCTGGCCTGGATCAAGGTCAAGGAAGACGGCGAGTGGCAGTCCCCCATCGTCAAGTTCTTCTCTGAAGAGGAAATCGCCACCCTGCGCGAGCGCTCCGGCTGCCAGCCCGGGGACATCCTGTTCTTCCAGGCCGGTCCGGCGGACATCGCCAACGCGGCGCTCGGCAACCTGCGCTGCGAACTGGGCAAACGGTTCGGCCTGATCAGGGAGGGCGAGTTCAAGCCCGTCTGGATCACCGACTTCCCGCTGCTCGAATGGGACCCGGACGAGAAGCGCTTCGTGGCCCGGCACCATCCGTTCACCTCGGCTCGGCCCGAGCAGATGCAGGTCCTCAAGGACGACCCGGGCCAGGCCATCGCCCGCGCCTACGACCTGGTCATGAACGGCTACGAGGTCGGCGGCGGCTCCATCCGCATCCACACCGAGGACCAGCAGAAGGCCATGTTCGCCGCCCTGGGCATCCAGGAGGACGAGGCGCGCGAGAAGTTCGGCTTCCTCATGGACGCGCTCAAGTTCGGCGCGCCGCCCCACGGCGGCATCGCGTTCGGCCTGGACCGGCTGATCATGATCCTGACCGGCTCCAAGTCCATCCGCGACGTCATCGCCTTCCCCAAGACCCAGAAGGCCACCTGCCTGATGACCGAGGCCCCGTCCGAAGTCCCCAGCAAGCAGCTGCGCGAACTGGGCATCCGGCTGCGCGAGAAGAAGAAAGAAGAGTAA
- a CDS encoding DUF116 domain-containing protein, which translates to MQVGTPLDQPRSVHRARKRLFVGLISIACLVMCVLLGLLWLVPYVGLDNIHPATKWVLGALVLGLVGLVCVAYWGLFLNIITKKPLLGARRFRGLTIKLFLPLMVLLGRAFGIPKEHIMLSFISVNNDMVLAEAGRYAPGDILLLMPHCLQNSKCDRRLTYDINNCVRCGKCPMAGLLELHDKYGVNLAIATGGTVARRIVVQLRPRLIIAVACYRDLSSGIQDTYPLPVYGVLNERPHGPCLDTTVSLPIVEKMLDRFIDPDKAKDGRTISTGQAARA; encoded by the coding sequence ATGCAAGTAGGAACCCCCCTGGACCAGCCCCGGTCCGTCCACCGGGCGCGCAAGCGCCTGTTCGTCGGCCTGATCAGCATCGCCTGCCTGGTCATGTGCGTGCTGCTCGGCCTGCTCTGGCTGGTGCCGTACGTGGGGTTGGACAACATCCACCCGGCGACCAAGTGGGTGCTCGGCGCACTGGTCCTGGGCCTGGTCGGCCTGGTCTGCGTGGCCTACTGGGGGCTGTTCCTGAACATCATCACCAAGAAGCCCCTGCTCGGCGCGCGCCGGTTCCGGGGGCTGACCATCAAGCTGTTCCTGCCGCTCATGGTCCTGCTCGGCCGGGCCTTCGGCATCCCCAAGGAACACATTATGCTGTCGTTCATCTCGGTCAACAACGACATGGTCCTGGCCGAGGCCGGGCGGTACGCGCCGGGGGACATCCTCCTGCTCATGCCGCACTGCCTGCAGAACTCCAAATGCGACCGGCGGCTGACCTACGACATCAACAACTGCGTGCGCTGCGGCAAGTGCCCCATGGCCGGTCTGCTCGAACTGCACGACAAATACGGCGTGAACCTGGCCATTGCCACGGGCGGGACCGTCGCCCGGCGCATCGTGGTCCAGTTGCGGCCCCGGCTGATCATCGCCGTGGCCTGCTACCGCGACCTCTCCTCCGGCATCCAGGACACCTACCCTCTGCCCGTCTACGGCGTGCTCAACGAGCGGCCCCACGGCCCCTGCCTCGACACTACGGTCTCCCTGCCCATCGTCGAGAAAATGCTCGACCGCTTCATCGACCCGGACAAGGCCAAGGACGGCCGGACCATTTCCACGGGCCAGGCCGCCCGGGCGTGA
- a CDS encoding YkgJ family cysteine cluster protein, which produces MQQDETKEFLDSLPELEAGKTYCFKCYPGIECFNACCSDLDMVLTPYDILRMRAALDMPSVDFLRVHTTAFHAPDTNFPVFKFKMLDNARRSCAFVTPEGCRIYADRPGACRMYPLGRATRPDGKGGVLEQFFIVREDHCKGFLEKDEWTGESWKQDQGFKDYTAFNDRYMNILSRTRQLGHPISDKLNQMAILALYRIDDFQGFIQKMQLFERVDVDEKRQKAILSNENVALSFAMDWFELVLFQDTSKLKPKNVPMRRKGVRPEGK; this is translated from the coding sequence ATGCAACAAGACGAGACCAAGGAATTTCTGGACTCCCTTCCGGAACTGGAAGCGGGCAAGACATACTGTTTCAAGTGCTATCCCGGCATCGAGTGCTTCAACGCCTGCTGCTCGGACCTGGACATGGTCCTGACCCCGTACGACATCCTGCGCATGCGGGCCGCACTCGACATGCCGTCCGTGGACTTCCTGCGTGTGCACACCACGGCCTTCCACGCGCCGGACACCAACTTCCCGGTGTTCAAGTTCAAGATGCTCGACAACGCCCGGCGGTCATGCGCCTTCGTCACCCCCGAAGGGTGCCGCATCTACGCCGACCGGCCCGGCGCCTGCCGCATGTACCCGCTCGGCCGGGCCACCCGGCCCGACGGCAAGGGCGGCGTGCTCGAACAGTTCTTCATAGTCAGGGAGGACCACTGCAAGGGCTTCCTCGAAAAGGACGAATGGACCGGGGAATCCTGGAAGCAGGACCAGGGCTTCAAGGACTACACCGCGTTCAACGACCGGTACATGAACATCCTCTCGCGCACCCGCCAGCTCGGCCACCCCATCTCCGACAAGCTCAACCAGATGGCCATCCTCGCTCTGTACCGCATCGACGACTTCCAGGGCTTCATCCAGAAGATGCAGCTCTTCGAACGCGTGGACGTGGACGAGAAACGCCAGAAGGCCATCCTGTCCAACGAAAACGTGGCCCTGTCCTTTGCCATGGATTGGTTCGAGCTCGTGCTCTTCCAGGATACCTCCAAGCTCAAGCCCAAAAACGTCCCCATGCGACGCAAGGGCGTCCGGCCCGAAGGAAAATAA
- the def gene encoding peptide deformylase, which produces MRLEICTWPDEVLEAKAEPITEITPELEELIENMVETMYESDGVGLAAPQVNQSIRLICVDQTGPKERGDLRVLINPEIVECDGEVESEEGCLSCPELNLKVKRKERVKVNALNRVGEKICVETDGFLAIILQHEIDHLDGVTLADRAGRLKKAMYRKKALRWKK; this is translated from the coding sequence ATGCGATTAGAGATATGTACCTGGCCTGACGAGGTGCTCGAGGCCAAGGCCGAACCCATTACCGAGATCACCCCCGAGCTCGAGGAACTCATCGAGAACATGGTCGAGACCATGTACGAGTCCGACGGCGTGGGGCTGGCCGCGCCGCAGGTGAACCAGTCCATCCGGCTGATCTGCGTGGACCAGACCGGACCTAAGGAGCGCGGCGACCTGCGCGTGCTGATCAACCCGGAGATCGTCGAGTGCGACGGCGAGGTGGAATCCGAGGAAGGCTGCCTGAGCTGCCCGGAGTTGAACCTCAAGGTCAAGCGCAAGGAGCGGGTCAAGGTCAATGCCCTGAACCGCGTGGGCGAAAAGATCTGCGTGGAGACGGACGGGTTCCTGGCCATCATCCTGCAACATGAGATCGACCACCTGGACGGCGTGACCCTGGCCGACCGCGCGGGCCGCCTGAAAAAAGCCATGTACCGAAAGAAGGCCCTGCGATGGAAGAAGTAA
- a CDS encoding molybdopterin-dependent oxidoreductase: protein MKTVTACTMDCGDACSLLVDAAKRTVRGNPKHPFTKGFCCKKGSRYFERLDSDERITEPLVRRGGGFAPATWDEALGLIAEKLDAARGVPESILHVHGHGYRGILGAASTNFFERLGASTTYGCVCDDTGIEACLRDFGVLDHNDPEDILNSDRVVNWGRDMTRCSVHQLALLKRARRNGTEVLTISPGGDGTPDFSDVNVVIRPGTDRFLAAAVLKLFLEAGDLNPWVLTRTANWPALRGLVDGLRFRELCAACEVPPPDAEMVYEWYADRGNVATVIGWGLQRHLFGGENVRFINAVAMVSGNVGVSGGGSYFNISSARNFGSWAHLIEGGAKPGKRRELLLQDLGAELRRADPPVEFVWIDGHNVVNQVPDSLAVADALAAPFTVVVDGVMNDTAMRADVVLPPAFMFERLDVLGSFVHNYVNLCAPALAPRGLARPDFDILADLGSRLREPVRLPDEEACLREGLRRSAVSLDELRENGFAKVNHPFVAFEDLVFGHPDGLYRFPEALHAEPQRDPDYPLQLLTLVRGEYEHTQIPEKEQRGVPTVWISKANPAYGVLDPAMDVYLATDLGALQVRVETVDGLHPRAVIMRRGGWMKYGHGANAIIRPMNTDMAFGTAYYSQTCRLENR from the coding sequence ATGAAGACCGTCACGGCCTGCACCATGGATTGCGGCGACGCCTGTTCGCTGCTGGTCGACGCCGCCAAGAGAACCGTCCGGGGCAACCCGAAGCACCCGTTCACCAAGGGGTTCTGCTGCAAGAAGGGCAGCCGCTACTTCGAGCGGTTGGATTCGGACGAGCGCATCACCGAGCCGCTCGTCCGGCGCGGGGGCGGCTTTGCGCCCGCGACCTGGGACGAGGCCCTCGGCCTGATCGCCGAAAAGCTCGACGCGGCCAGGGGGGTGCCCGAGTCCATCCTGCACGTCCACGGCCACGGCTACCGGGGCATCCTCGGCGCGGCCAGCACCAATTTCTTCGAGCGGCTGGGTGCGTCCACGACCTACGGCTGCGTGTGCGACGACACCGGCATCGAGGCCTGCCTGCGCGACTTCGGCGTGCTCGATCACAACGACCCCGAGGACATCCTGAACAGCGACCGGGTGGTCAACTGGGGCCGCGACATGACCCGCTGCTCCGTGCACCAGTTGGCCCTCCTGAAGCGGGCCCGCAGGAACGGCACCGAGGTCCTGACCATCTCCCCCGGCGGGGACGGCACGCCCGATTTTTCGGACGTCAACGTCGTGATCCGGCCGGGTACGGACCGCTTCCTGGCCGCCGCCGTGCTCAAGCTCTTTCTCGAGGCGGGCGACCTCAACCCGTGGGTCCTGACCCGGACCGCCAACTGGCCCGCCCTGCGCGGGCTGGTGGACGGCCTGCGGTTCCGGGAGCTGTGCGCGGCCTGCGAGGTCCCGCCCCCGGACGCGGAGATGGTCTATGAGTGGTACGCGGACCGGGGCAACGTGGCCACGGTCATCGGCTGGGGGTTGCAGCGCCACCTGTTCGGCGGGGAGAACGTCCGCTTCATCAACGCCGTGGCCATGGTCTCCGGCAACGTCGGGGTCAGCGGCGGCGGCTCCTATTTCAACATCTCCTCGGCCCGCAACTTCGGCTCCTGGGCCCACCTGATCGAGGGCGGTGCCAAGCCCGGCAAGCGGCGCGAACTGCTCCTCCAGGACCTGGGCGCGGAGCTGCGCCGGGCCGATCCGCCGGTGGAATTCGTCTGGATCGACGGCCACAACGTGGTTAATCAGGTGCCGGACAGCCTGGCCGTGGCCGACGCGCTGGCCGCGCCGTTCACCGTGGTGGTGGACGGGGTCATGAACGACACGGCCATGCGGGCCGACGTCGTCCTGCCGCCCGCGTTCATGTTCGAGCGCCTCGACGTGCTCGGCTCCTTCGTGCACAACTACGTCAACCTCTGCGCCCCGGCGCTGGCCCCGCGCGGCCTGGCGCGGCCGGACTTCGACATCCTGGCCGACCTGGGCTCCCGGCTGCGCGAGCCCGTCCGCCTCCCGGACGAGGAGGCCTGCCTGCGCGAGGGGCTGAGGCGCTCGGCCGTGTCCCTGGACGAACTGCGCGAGAACGGTTTCGCCAAGGTCAACCATCCCTTCGTGGCCTTCGAGGATTTGGTCTTCGGCCACCCGGACGGGCTGTACCGCTTCCCGGAGGCGCTGCATGCCGAGCCCCAACGGGACCCGGACTACCCCCTGCAACTGCTGACCCTGGTGCGCGGCGAATACGAGCACACGCAGATTCCCGAAAAAGAGCAGCGCGGCGTGCCCACGGTCTGGATTTCCAAGGCCAATCCGGCGTATGGTGTCCTTGATCCGGCCATGGACGTATATCTGGCCACCGACCTCGGGGCCTTGCAGGTCCGGGTGGAGACCGTGGACGGCCTGCACCCCCGGGCCGTGATCATGCGCCGGGGCGGATGGATGAAGTACGGCCACGGGGCCAACGCCATCATCCGTCCGATGAATACGGACATGGCCTTCGGCACGGCCTACTACAGCCAGACGTGTCGCCTGGAAAACCGCTAA
- the hisS gene encoding histidine--tRNA ligase — MAKVQKIKGFADLFSDEAAKYTFMESCAREVFSRYGFGELRTPILEKTELFQKSIGEDTDVVGKEMFTFPDRKDRSLTMRPEATAGVVRAFIESKLHQPGNISKFFTFGPMFRYERPQKGRQRQFHQIDAEIFGADEPQADAELILMLKAFLNAIGLTKLTIEINSLGCHDCRPAYKQALVDYYHSKDKSNFCEDCRRRMETNPLRVLDCKVPTCKALVEDAPVITDHLCPDCQAHFADVRAVLDGANVDYVLNPRMVRGLDYYVRTCFEVTSNDIGSQTAVAGGGRYDGLVRNLGGPDCPGTGFACGMERLALLLGDVPVDAPDFYLAVVDQEAAVDAMLFAQALRDKGLTGEVSFSGGSMKSRMRAANKSGAKTCLILGGSELANQTVTVKDMVGDREQETLDRKLYLASL; from the coding sequence ATGGCGAAAGTACAAAAAATAAAGGGATTCGCGGACCTCTTCTCCGATGAGGCCGCCAAGTACACCTTCATGGAAAGCTGCGCCCGCGAGGTCTTTTCGCGTTACGGTTTCGGCGAATTGCGCACGCCCATCCTGGAAAAGACCGAGCTGTTCCAGAAGTCCATCGGCGAGGACACCGACGTGGTCGGCAAGGAGATGTTCACCTTCCCGGACCGCAAGGACCGGTCCCTGACCATGCGCCCCGAGGCCACGGCGGGCGTTGTCCGTGCGTTCATCGAGTCCAAGCTTCACCAGCCGGGCAACATCTCGAAATTCTTCACCTTCGGTCCCATGTTCCGGTATGAGCGCCCGCAGAAGGGCCGCCAGCGCCAGTTCCACCAGATCGACGCCGAGATTTTCGGGGCGGACGAGCCCCAGGCCGACGCCGAGCTGATCCTCATGCTCAAGGCGTTCCTCAACGCCATCGGGCTGACCAAGCTGACCATCGAGATCAACTCCTTGGGCTGCCACGACTGCCGCCCGGCCTACAAGCAGGCTCTGGTGGACTACTACCACTCCAAGGACAAGTCGAATTTCTGCGAGGACTGCCGGCGGCGCATGGAGACCAACCCGTTGCGCGTGCTCGACTGCAAGGTGCCCACCTGCAAGGCGCTGGTCGAGGACGCCCCGGTCATCACCGACCACCTCTGCCCGGACTGCCAGGCCCACTTCGCCGACGTGCGGGCGGTCCTGGACGGCGCGAACGTGGACTACGTGCTCAATCCCCGCATGGTGCGCGGCCTGGACTACTACGTGCGCACCTGCTTCGAGGTGACCAGCAATGACATCGGCTCCCAGACCGCGGTGGCGGGCGGCGGCCGGTACGACGGCCTGGTCAGGAACCTCGGCGGCCCGGATTGCCCCGGCACCGGCTTCGCCTGCGGCATGGAGCGGCTCGCCCTGCTCCTGGGCGACGTGCCGGTCGATGCTCCGGACTTCTACCTGGCCGTGGTCGACCAGGAGGCCGCGGTCGATGCCATGCTCTTTGCCCAGGCCCTGCGCGACAAGGGGCTGACCGGCGAGGTCAGCTTCTCGGGCGGGTCCATGAAGTCCCGCATGCGCGCGGCCAACAAGTCCGGCGCCAAGACCTGCCTGATCCTGGGCGGGAGCGAATTGGCCAACCAGACCGTCACGGTCAAGGACATGGTCGGCGACCGGGAACAGGAAACCCTGGACCGCAAGCTGTACCTGGCGAGTTTGTAG
- a CDS encoding transcription antitermination factor NusB: MQARSSKPLPAARRVALEALFRCLMNRQDIQAALDASLSSGVDDPRDVGLATELGYGYLRLKGRIEYVLSRFLQDPGKLNPKMRLAMGVAAYEILFLDKVPAYASVDWAVEFSKSKPGARLAGLFNAVLRRVSELGEDAHDPDFFRKDASLPEFLSRWYSCPQWLVDLWWREYGEKTATDYLEAQIRPPALGFNLFGHPEADALYAEIAGWSELIDIEGMSFALPAGTAFEGEPDPPLARQSFAARQAVEALDPEIWDGPVWDACAGRGGKTRILLEKGLDVFASDPHRGRLAALERELHGVEVFEANAATAEPPRVPGSILLDMPCSGLGVLSRRPDTKWKRKPADLGDLTLLQREILDNALAQVKPGGRIAVITCTLNPEENQGLVARFAEDNDRVSVEREWTTPSDSPLNEFFYAASLTVK; this comes from the coding sequence ATGCAAGCACGTTCATCCAAGCCCTTGCCCGCGGCGCGGCGGGTGGCGCTCGAAGCCCTGTTCCGCTGTCTCATGAACCGGCAGGACATCCAGGCCGCCCTGGACGCGTCCCTGTCCTCCGGCGTGGACGACCCGCGCGACGTGGGGTTGGCCACGGAACTCGGTTACGGCTACCTCCGGCTCAAGGGACGCATCGAATACGTCCTGTCCCGGTTCCTCCAGGACCCCGGCAAGCTCAACCCCAAGATGCGGTTGGCCATGGGCGTGGCCGCCTACGAGATCCTCTTCCTGGACAAGGTCCCGGCCTACGCCTCGGTGGACTGGGCCGTGGAGTTCTCCAAATCCAAGCCGGGCGCGCGCCTGGCCGGGCTGTTCAACGCCGTGCTCCGCCGGGTGTCCGAACTGGGCGAAGACGCCCACGACCCCGATTTTTTCCGCAAGGACGCCTCCCTGCCCGAGTTCCTGTCGCGCTGGTACTCCTGCCCCCAGTGGCTGGTGGACCTGTGGTGGCGCGAGTACGGGGAGAAGACGGCCACGGACTACCTTGAGGCCCAGATCAGGCCCCCGGCGCTCGGCTTCAACCTCTTCGGCCACCCCGAGGCGGACGCCCTGTACGCCGAGATCGCGGGCTGGTCCGAGCTGATCGACATCGAAGGCATGAGCTTCGCCCTGCCCGCGGGCACCGCTTTCGAGGGCGAGCCTGACCCGCCCCTGGCCCGGCAGTCGTTCGCCGCGCGCCAGGCGGTTGAGGCCCTGGACCCGGAGATATGGGACGGCCCGGTCTGGGACGCCTGCGCCGGACGCGGGGGCAAGACCCGCATCCTGTTGGAAAAGGGGCTCGACGTGTTCGCCTCGGACCCGCACCGTGGCCGGTTGGCGGCCCTTGAGCGCGAGCTGCACGGGGTGGAGGTCTTCGAGGCCAACGCGGCCACGGCCGAGCCGCCGCGCGTACCCGGCTCCATCCTCCTGGACATGCCGTGCTCCGGCCTGGGCGTGCTCTCGCGCCGCCCCGACACCAAGTGGAAGCGCAAACCAGCCGACCTGGGCGACCTGACCCTGCTTCAGCGGGAGATTCTGGACAACGCCCTGGCCCAGGTGAAGCCCGGCGGACGCATCGCGGTCATCACCTGCACCCTGAATCCCGAGGAGAACCAGGGGCTGGTCGCCCGGTTTGCCGAGGACAACGATCGGGTGTCCGTGGAGCGCGAGTGGACCACGCCGTCCGACTCGCCGCTGAACGAGTTCTTCTACGCCGCCTCCCTCACCGTGAAGTAA
- the rfaE2 gene encoding D-glycero-beta-D-manno-heptose 1-phosphate adenylyltransferase, protein MPLPDNPKLMSIRTFLKRKSAFAPGHRLVFTNGCFDILHPGHVDLLQRCRALGDSLVLGLNSDESVKMLGKGDDRPLNTAEERAFVLAGLACVDHIIIFHESTPLELIKACRPQILVKGGDWPVEQIVGADVVTKAGGEVHSLPLLEGYSTTAFLEKVRG, encoded by the coding sequence ATGCCCCTGCCCGACAATCCCAAACTGATGTCCATCCGCACCTTCCTCAAACGGAAGAGCGCCTTCGCCCCCGGACACCGGCTCGTCTTCACCAACGGCTGCTTCGACATCCTCCATCCCGGCCACGTGGACCTGCTCCAGCGCTGCCGCGCCCTGGGCGACTCCCTCGTGCTCGGCCTCAACTCCGACGAGTCCGTCAAGATGCTCGGCAAAGGCGACGACCGGCCCCTCAACACCGCCGAGGAACGCGCCTTCGTCCTGGCCGGGCTCGCCTGCGTGGATCACATCATCATCTTCCACGAATCCACCCCGCTTGAGCTCATCAAGGCCTGCCGCCCCCAGATCCTGGTCAAGGGCGGCGACTGGCCCGTCGAACAGATCGTCGGCGCCGACGTCGTCACCAAGGCAGGCGGCGAAGTGCACAGCCTGCCGCTCTTGGAGGGGTACTCCACGACGGCGTTTCTGGAGAAGGTGCGGGGCTAG